The sequence gtttgttattttatgcACGTGTTTAACTTTTAGAAGAATAATAATACGAACGCCAACGTTTGAAAGGGTAGGAAACGAATAATACTTAAGTTCACCTTTCAATTTAGATGCGTATATTGGTTGAACTGCTTTCATTCGGTTTATTTGGTAGAATTTGAAAATAAAATTTGTCGATTTAAGCTAGTCCTACTGGTGCTTTTATGCATAATAAATACTGTATGTGTGTCTATTGTAACATGGTTGTAGACTAGTGTTATTTATTCGTCAAGATATAGACTATTGAATTGTGGTTGTAAAAGTCCCCTAACTCGACCCATCCCCGACTAGGCTGACTCGTCCCCGACTAGGCCAATTTATTTGGGCAATGTTGTATAAAGTCTGATTTATTTGGTAAAAGTCGGATTTATTCGGAAAAATTCAGTCAAAGTAGGTCAAATATAGTCAATGTCAACCGAATAGTTTCGACTAGCGACTTTTGGGTGTGTGTTTGATGTAAGTGTTTGTTTTTAAATGTGCATTGTCGACTCTTTAAAAGGTACTGCGTATTTAAAAAGACTATCTGTTGGAGaataatataaaataaaacgtGGATAAAATTTCAATGACTTGGCATGCCGCGTATACAGATAATTTGAAAGGTCTACAGGTAACCAGAAAAGGGTTCAAATGGTAGAATGGTGCATCGAAATACCGTTTTTAAAGGTTAAGAATATTAAGAACACAACCTATTATTTAAGTACACCTGGTACCTAATAGATATTGGTTGTAAATCAGATGCGCTCACAAATTATAATCTTTGTTTCTAATACATACTCTAGAATGCAACATTATACTAGTTACTACTAACTAAGGTGTATTTTAGATTTTTATCACTTTAAAAATTGAAATAGAAGGAATTAAGTTGTAAAACTGAAATCTCTTTTTTGTTTACGCGTACTTTAGCTCCAGAAGTGGCTACAACTGTAGATTACGAACGACGAAAACCGAAACCCAGTTCATGGATTCACACACATAAACCTAATTTTTGACCATCTGAAGTTGTACAACTACAAACAAAGTTCCAATGGTTTGTTCGATATCATTTTTCTTTTTACGCATTATGTCCTACATCTATCCTGCAGATCATGTATATTGCGTTTTATTTACATTTAATCAACTGTCTCAGTGATTtgaatatttatgtaatttttttcTGTTTGATGTAGTCAGTTACGCTTCATACTAATCTTGGTGACATCAAGTGTGAGATTGCCTGTGATGAAGTACCTAAAGCATCAGAGGTTAGTTATTACAcaacttatatgttatatgtatcaatttgaaatatgaaattttaaggAATTATTTAAACAATTAGTAAGTGTTTGATTTAATATAAACCAAGCATGAATGTGTATGTACGTTTGTCTATAACGCATTACAGTCATACTAATTTTGTTCGTGAAGTACCACTTAATGTAAGTAGTAATGACTACTTCTGGAAAACCTTATTTTGCAATCTAGACAATGAACTTAGTCGAGAATGTAGCTAGATAATGATAAGTGTGTATCGTATCATTGTTTTTGATTAATTGATTCACTAGAAAACTTTTACCTGCTACAGAATTTTCTCGCATTATGTGCAAGTGGATATTATGATGGCACCATTTTTCACAGAAACATAAAGGGATTTATGATTCAAGGCGGTGATCCCACAGGAACCGGTAAAGGCGGTACAAGTATTTGGGGCAGAAAGTTTAATGACGAGATACGAGACTCCCTTAGGGTAATATTTGATTGCGCACGCACATATATTTTTTGCATACATTATATAATGAAATCATGTGACTTTTTGATATATGTTTGATATCATTacttttgattatgattattatgttggATCTTTCTTCAGCATAATGCCAGAGGTATGCTGTCAATGGCAAACAGTGGGCCCAACACAAATGGGAGCCAGTTCTTCATCACTTACGCCAAACAACCCCATCTCAATGGACTATATACTATTTTTGGCAAAGTGATTCATGGTTTTGAAGTTCTTGATCTCATGGAAAAGGTAAAGCTACTTGTATCTGGTTGAAAGTTTAATTGTCTTTTTAGTTATTGTATTTGTTACTGCTTATTGTGCTTTGATTCACTAGCTATGATTGATCATCTTCAGTGATGTACTACATTTGTCTGATGTAGAATTGTGTGTAAGACCAGAAGTTGTAATGTTTATTGAATATATATAGTTCTTATTTAGTAACTAGATTACTAGAGATATAACCAAGTCAAATTATTGTGTGCATAATTGCAAACTAGCACATACACTTCATCCATTGTTTATATGTTACTAGTATTAATTAATCATGCAACCTATCCGTTTGTGACGAAATTAATCAGATGGGTTTTCATTGTTTCTAAAGGGTTCATGGGTTGAACCTGTACATCTATGAATGCTTTGTATATCGTttcatttttgttgttgttgttgtagttagctTGAATGTACACTGTATTGCATTTGCACGTGGGATATGTTTTTGATTCTGTGTTATTGTTTTCTGAGTGCAGACTCCAACAGGAGCTGGGGACCGGCCACTGGCGGAGATCAGGATTAATCGTATAACCATTCATGCTAACCCTCTTGCAGGCTAGCCTTCATATAGAGTTGTGTGATTTCATGTGAATGCTAATTAGTTATAATGGTCTAGAAATTGACATGTTTTGTGAATTGTGATGGCTGAAATTCATAACTTTTGACTTTTTCTAAAAactgttgataagtgttttgttgtgGGTATAGGTAGACATAACAAATAACAAATGAGTGATGGGTTAAAAGATTTGCTATTCCCTTCAATTCAATATATGGGTTACGAGCTATTGGATTTTAATCGATAATTAGTTGTTAGTTGTTTGATTGGTGTTTTGGTTTGTTTCTTGTTGCTCTTGTTTGTTGATGATACGTCAATTTACAAGACACTAATATGGTCCGTGATGACCGTACTTGTTGACTTGTTTAACGGTATAACTCACGAAATGAGTTATATTTCTTGGACTAATATGAAGGTTTAGGGGATTTTATCGTATCGGGTGGCGATTCTCCATCTGGTAACTTATATTGCACTTCTTGTACAATTGGTTTTACACCACTTATAACAACCGAATGAGAAGGGATTGCTTTGTGAGATGTGTATGAGAGTAATACTTGATTGACTCTTGGAGAGTTCAAGCATACTTGCTACACTTGGCTACACTTTTATGTCTTCTAATTGTTTTAGAGAGTAAGTGCATGTGCTAAGTTAGATGTTTTTTACTCTACCAAAGAGCCAATGGTTTGATggtatcgaggtcacccttacaaccttgaggttgagggttcgagtcctgcttaggacaattcgtgatgtatatattcgagttagatttaggtgggtgtgtgagttgcctttcaaaaaaaaaaaaaaaaaaaaaaaaaaaagatgttttTTACTCTATTTCCTCTTGTTTATTTATAGGGGATGTATATAGGACTTTTGGGTAGCAAACGTTTCTGACTTCTTCCACTTGATGACTACAAATCTTTTCCAAATATCCTACCACCCAATCCCTCCAAACTATTAGCTAGTAACTTACCACTTATCTTTCCTATTGTTTCATCATATCTCTCGAACCACTTCCAACTTTACCTCACTTTCACTTGCAACTTACCTCTGTTTCTTTTCTAAATATTAGGGAAAGATATTgaaccattattattaattaatacaatCTATTTAATTAAAGAGCCATCAACATTACTTACTCCATTATTTGTTGTCATGGTTAGCCATTTTTTTGGTAGGCTCTTGTTTGTTTGTGTTTCGGGTTTGGGTTTTGGTCGGTTGGCTAGTTTCGAGGCTAGATAGCTTTAGTTTGTTTTGCTAGGTTAGGTTGTTGTGGAGTTTGTGTTTTCGTTTTCTGGCTTCGGATCTTTCCGGTACTATCTTTTTACTTATTTTGGTAGGTTCTTTTATTTTTCTATAGAAGTTCTTTGATTATAAAATGTTTGCTTTACGGAGTATAATATTATGCAGTgggatcaaaatatattattttaagtatAAGTAATAAGTATATACTTCCTCTGTCTCAACTTTCTCCATATAGAAAACATACAGTTTAAGAAAAAAATGACGGTcacatatattttttttgttaactTTTTGATTTTACCCTTTATTTTTTACCTGTCATTTTGTCTTACACTATAAAGTAGAGATAGAAAAGAATTTTAtcacattttatttttatttatgaaagtggataattaatttttaacatttcaaCAAAATTAAAATTGAATGGACAACAGATTAAAAGAATTAACTAAGCAAAGGCTAGATAGCTTTAGTTTGTTTTACTAGGTTAGGTTGTTATGGAGTTTGTGTTTTCGTTTTCTGGCTTCGAATCTTGCCGGTCCTCTCTTTTTACCTATTTTTGTAGGCCTTTTCATTTTTTAATAAAagtttttttattataaaaagttTGCATTACGAAGTATAATATTATGCAGTTGAG comes from Rutidosis leptorrhynchoides isolate AG116_Rl617_1_P2 chromosome 4, CSIRO_AGI_Rlap_v1, whole genome shotgun sequence and encodes:
- the LOC139844813 gene encoding peptidyl-prolyl cis-trans isomerase CYP18-1 isoform X1, with amino-acid sequence MSVTLHTNLGDIKCEIACDEVPKASENFLALCASGYYDGTIFHRNIKGFMIQGGDPTGTGKGGTSIWGRKFNDEIRDSLRHNARGMLSMANSGPNTNGSQFFITYAKQPHLNGLYTIFGKVIHGFEVLDLMEKTPTGAGDRPLAEIRINRITIHANPLAG
- the LOC139844813 gene encoding peptidyl-prolyl cis-trans isomerase CYP18-1 isoform X2, which produces MSVTLHTNLGDIKCEIACDEVPKASENFLALCASGYYDGTIFHRNIKGFMIQGGDPTGTGKGGTSIWGRKFNDEIRDSLRHNARGMLSMANSGPNTNGSQFFITYAKQPHLNGLYTIFGKVIHGFEVLDLMEKTPTGAGDRPLAEIRINRITIHANPLAG